Proteins encoded together in one Psilocybe cubensis strain MGC-MH-2018 chromosome 8, whole genome shotgun sequence window:
- a CDS encoding Protein unc-80-like protein (Protein unc-80 homolog) — translation MSREASSSSSLSLEAVGWQAKNPRLPFEIVDICQSRILPESEALDEGTELTPQIVLETRIRVARLVLEVLCLDGDDTTTITSPKSDVFGGPRMEPTSEGTKKLVKWATNLICQWYRAGSGSPWKHVLEKTLQQTISGDWHPLVLILSALLKTIPTDLRKAIFLSIVPALNEKLVQIPPPYPFPPLSAFLTQLSKTLPPVFFRPLFACATSDKEVVVINHLCTVQVHSRYIADYWVRDVEMLCMALLGNASGGETPGSREVARLGQLVLLVELIGRMQKIRHGKDPLANGDGRSGELLRFVTMLESRIWLMIEAKERTAVLPSSTRMLLGILFREFRLLTRSLKPAPWLTRTLRWFEDFIADEYIGEFEEEVTTAVERIRGLYAAAQAASKQDRDRPTSLLAATASKFANNSTSGKTLDLASTFSENEKLLKSLGKGYSPKAMKLFVALSALIAEEEYLNLGPLLWQHCLLDNVDASSTASACFLLMQCAEKTPIDLKAIIEVDLQTSDDTTRLEAVRKIGILTNWRFQIITQNFVTDRSHRPFKLARPPLPFIAADMGTSLYVYTEDSDESKESDDVPLELRQRLAELGFAEEDAGVIDPSQEWIKTPMSILPANQLDRMEVGINDPAFGIPTSPISSPQPSPRKLGMQRDQAQGLLPVEDAAALLRRNSSTGGPLSSVKRRVVFVPQLALIFPRLATLLFDKNVAVAAATRATLMDLMRNDPSLLLRPIYECLAGDNKDMQLAISTLTKLLHVRRTLPPPFTHSVFNNLAGLLKLLARNSEIMDSLHDFSLVLPVMAGIATQVSGMSIKEIRRSKLEHFIIPSGSLWFTSSAPKGSMFPRHLKPTSDPFEPVPPTLMEITMIRVSQNIFFYSMLKRNYQDVQVVRKNMSRLVLPSLDDYGLVKNLEMNDYMPRKNPPTSNRPPNHSTVEILSLMVSRSYLLLVAQIFRSMPRHLSDRHELATLVDGLNRALVVHGDDINIVSQVLIGYMVASTRFRRLFTSGGGYSLFMPALVKVYTEKPSHPGIRSAIEYAINRFYALHKDSFLYQAINTTGQLAMLPDIDLEWFSKGVYDLFASLSKGSSTTVDAAGIRNVNKAEEREALIIHTADEKPQTFLAAIRRGESQTSRQMSLQLPDEYESYRLSMDDFVRLFLTVIAHDLSIARAQHFLRLLRILSPHLYNASASTRTVLADGVVALGSILTRVFSKPKGGENMPKPILEEQDGLLLSPGLSSENNAKEKARTPSDSKIMRLDYLRLVLGLGSAGGQITLTVARHTLDVTRSLLKDWDTNTDALATFLGDFVKMLLYREEPTAPKAVVSFLQELSPILHAYLVSVNFTSVFETVLKLTEMSLYANDSMFGEVVVSEIVTAGLAACDVAASENQLMTLQYRPVLISLIAEAIFLKDADVFSEIEKRPPTYQFLAGVVLPLALSMKTEPEVITDGSRTDEHREKLAIAWVRILYYAIKACQRSRRDAESVNRGLGSSFRSKMGDKNRQEAFWRSHLPTFMTALQVIKVVVVRGAADISYLPRIGIWERLSSFCSSMFAEGNADFAFKPDINSAAATPTGSPRTSAQFDLSSSGSRLFVSTSSDLSRPTSPSSFSERTRLFRRPRIVDYSLWSMLEFVCAYRSPLRMHLKVLMMEKVVNLDHKLQNQSSGTGNMSPYPTSPSSRRVSTSVFSKSRQRMSSLMVPSPESSPRLMPSPSNLMPSPSLLEIPSRRAGYQISPISPQDNSGLPKILHLGPASPSTFPPISSPMIGAGVSGAGAIRNTRISGDGGESSSATRTTKIKSLKLIHETYRRIRGVQTFMGYDLLLPMPGLAASNSESAAASGSTEKGEEDAALETWTKKQALSAIVKETKNLMEEFEEGFGIDDGSAIVADADTRTSYSST, via the exons ATGTCGCGTGAggcatcatcgtcatcatcattatcGCTCGAGGCAGTTGGCTGGCAAGCCAAGAATCCGAGGCTTCCCTTCGAAATTGTTGATATTTGTCAGTCTAGGATTCTGCCTGAGAGCGAAGCTTTGGACGAGGGTACAGAACTAACTCCCCAAATTGTACTAGAGACGAGGATACGAGTGGCAAGATTGGTTCTAGAGGTTTTATGCTTGGATGGCGATGATACCACCACAATAACCAGTCCAAAATCGGATGTCTTTGGAGGACCTAGGATGGAACCGACATCCGAAGGGACCAAAAAGTTGGTAAAATGGGCTACGAACTTGATTTGTCAGTGGTATAGGGCAGGAAGTGGGTCTCCTTGGAAACACGTTTTAGAAAAGACTTTACAGCAAACG ATATCAGGAGATTGGCATCCACTGGTTTTGATACTTTCTGCACTTTTGAAAACCATCCCCACGGATCTCAGGAAGGCTATCTTTCTTTCAATAGTTCCGGCTCTAAACGAA AAATTGGTTCAAATTCCTCCGCCTTATCCTTTTCcacctctttctgcattcctGACTCAACTTTCAAAAACTCTTCCACCTGTCTTCTTCAGACCATTATTTGCGTGTGCTACCTCCGACAAAGAAGTTGTCGTGATCAATCATCTCTGTACTGTGCAAGTACATTCAAGGTATATCGCGGACTATTGGGTACGGGATGTAGAAATGTTGTGTATGGCTTTGCTTGGAAATGCTTCTGGTGGTGAAACCCCAGGTTCTCGTGAAGTGGCGCGATTGGGACAATTGGTGTTGCTAGTTGAGTTGATAGGCCGGATGCAGAAGATCAGGCATGGTAAAGATCCATTGGCCAAC GGTGATGGCAGATCAGGCGAACTCCTACGATTTGTGACTATGCTTGAGTCGCGGATCTGGTTGATGATTGAAGCGAAG GAACGAACAGCGGTACTGCCCTCGTCTACCCGCATGTTGTTAGGTATCCTCTTTCGCGAGTTTAGACTGCTGACACGGTCTTTGAAACC TGCTCCGTGGCTTACTAGAACACTTCGGTGGTTTGAAGATTTCATTGCAGACGAATACATTGGAGAATTTGAGGAAGAGGTAACAACTGCCGTCGAACGTATTCGAGGATTGTATGCAGCTGCTCAAGCAGCATCAAAGCAAGACCGTGAT CGTCCTACTTCGTTGTTGGCTGCCACAGCTTCAAAGTTTGCAAATAATTCGACCTCTGGAAAGACGCTCGACCTtgcttcaactttttcagaaaatgaaaaacttCTCAAATCACTGGGGAAAGGCTATTCACCCAAGGCCATGAAGCTTTTCGTGGCTTTATCTGCACTTATTGCCGAAGAGGAATATCTCAACCTGGGCCCTTTACTTTGGCAGCATTGTCTACTTGACAACGTCGATGCTTCTTCTACAGCATCG GCCTGCTTTTTATTAATGCAATGCGCTGAGAAGACACCCATAGATTTGAAAGCTATCATTGAGGTTGATTTGCAAAC TTCGGATGATACCACACGTCTCGAAGCTGTACGAAAGATTGGTATTTTGACCAACTGGAGATTCCAGATAATCACCCAAAACTTCGTGACTGATAGGTCTCATCGCCCCTTCAAACTCGCtcgccctcctcttccaTTCATTGCCGCAGATATGGGAACAAGTCTTTATGTATACACAGAAGATTCAGATGAGAGCAAGGAAAGCGACGACGTTCCTTTAGAGCTGAGACAACGTCTTGCAGAACTCGGCTTTGCTGAAGAGGACGCCGGCGTCATCGATCCTAGTCAAGAATGGATCAAAACACCGATGTCTATTTTGCCCGCGAACCAACTGGACCGGATGGAAGTTGGCATTAATGACCCTGCATTTGGCATCCCCACTTCTCCTATTTCGAGCCCCCAGCCTTCTCCAAGAAAATTGGGTATGCAGCGAGACCAGGCCCAAGGTCTGCTGCCAGTTGAAGACGCTGCCGCCCTTCTGCGTCGAAATTCCAGCACTGGTGGCCCTTTGAGCAGCGTCAAACGACGGGTAGTTTTTGTTCCACAGTTAGCTCTCATATTCCCTCGGCTCGCCACTCTGCTCTTCGACAAAAATGTTGCCGTTGCGGCTGCGACCAGGGCAACATTGATGGATTTGATGCGAAATGATCCCTCTCTTTTGCTAAGACCTATCTACGAATGTTTAGCAGGCGATAACAAGGATATGCAGCTCGCAATATCAACACTGACAAAGTTATTGCACGTCCGACGcacccttcctcctccctttACGCATAGCGTATTCAACAATTTAGCTGGGCTGTTGAAACTTCTGGCCAGAAACAGTGAAATTATGGATTCTCTTCACGACTTCTCACTTGTGCTACCTGTCATGGCAGGCATCGCTACTCAGGTCAGTGGTATGTCAATCAAGGAAATCCGGCGATCCAAGTTAGAGCACTTTATCATTCCTTCTGGCTCGCTTTGGTTTACTTCATCGGCTCCCAAAGGTTCGATGTTCCCTCGGCACCTAAAACCAACCAGCGATCCCTTTGAACCAGTTCCTCCAACATTGATGGAGATCACCATGATCCGTGTCTCGCAGAATATCTTTTTCTACTCGATGCTCAAGAGAAACTACCAAGATGTTCAGGTGGTAAGAAAAAATATGTCCCGTCTTGTCCTTCCTTCGCTCGATGATTATGGACTGGTAAAGAACTTGGAAATGAACGACTACATGCCTCGCAAAAACCCACCAACTAGTAATCGGCCCCCTAATCATAGTACAGTGGAAATTCTCTCACTTATGGTGTCTCGGAGTTACCTCCTTCTGGTTGCTCAAATTTTCCGGTCGATGCCTCGGCATCTCAGTGATCGACATGAATTAGCAACTTTGGTCGATGGACTGAATAGGGCGCTTGTAGTACATGGCGATGACATAAACATCGTAAGCCAAGTGCTTATTG GGTATATGGTAGCCAGCACTCGTTTCAGGAGACTTTTTACATCAGGAGGAGGATATTCGCTTTTTATGCCTGCTCTTGTCAAAGTTTATACCGAAAAACCATCCCACCCTGGAATCCGTTCTGCCATCGAATATGCAATCAATCGTTTCTACGCACTCCATAAAGATTCATTCCTGTACCAGGCCATCAACACCACCGGTCAGCTCGCTATGCTTCCCGACATCGATTTAGAATGGTTCTCGAAAGGCGTTTACGACTTATTTGCCTCTCTCAGTAAAGGCTCTTCAACAACGGTTGACGCCGCTGGCATCCGTAATGTCAACAAGGCCGAAGAACGCGAAGCTTTGATTATTCATACCGCAGATGAAAAGCCACAAACTTTCTTAGCGGCAATACGTCGAGGAGAATCTCAAACAAGTCGTCAGATGTCTCTTCAACTCCCtgatgaatatgaaagctatCGTCTCAGTATGGACGATTTCGTCCGCTTGTTCTTGACCGTTATCGCCCATGATCTGTCTATCGCACGTGCTCAACATTTTCTGCGATTACTTCGTATTCTGTCTCCACATCTTTATAACGCATCGGCATCTACCCGGACCGTGCTGGCGGATGGCGTTGTCGCTCTTGGTTCCATCTTAACGAGGGTTTTTTCCAAACCAAAAGGCGGTGAAAATATGCCCAAGCCAATATTGGAAGAACAAGATGGTTTATTACTCAGTCCTGGACTATCAAGCGAAAACAATGCCAAAGAAAAAGCGCGGACGCCCAGTGATTCCAAGATCATGAGGTTAGATTATTTGAGGCTTGTTCTTGGTCTAGGGTCGGCAGGGGGGCAAATCACGCTCACAGTTGCCAGACATACTTTAGATGTGACGAGAAGTCTTTTAAAGGATTGGGATACCAACACAGATGCTCTAGCAACCTTCTTAGGCGACTTCGTCAAAATGTTGCTCTATCGCGAGGAACCGACGGCGCCTAAGGCAGTCGTATCATTCCTACAGGAACTTTCGCCAATTCTCCACGCCTATCTGGTGTCCGTTAACTTTACGTCAGTGTTCGAGACGGTCTTGAAGTTGACGGAAATGTCACTCTATGCCAATGACTCGATGTTTGGTGAAGTAGTTGTCAGTGAAATTGTGACCGCAGGTCTAGCAGCATGTGATGTCGCCGCATCTGAAAACCAACTAATGACGCTTCAGTACCGACCAGTATTGATATCATTGATAGCAGAGGCCATATTCCTCAAAGATGCCGATGTTTTTAGTGAAATAGAAAAGCGTCCCCCGACATATCAATTTCTTGCGGGGGTTGTTCTTCCACTGGCACTCAGCATGAAAACCGAACCTGAAGTCATCACCGATGGCTCACGTACCGATGAACACAGGGAAAAGCTCGCCATTGCTTGGGTACGTATTCTGTACTACGCAATCAAAGCATGCCAAAGAAGTCGACGAGATGCAGAAAGTGTTAATCGTGGTCTCGGTTCATCTTTTCGATCGAAAATGGGTGACAAAAATCGTCAAGAAGCCTTCTGGCGATCTCATTTACCTACTTTCATGACTGCTCTTCAAGTTATTAAAGTCGTCGTGGTCCGTGGTGCGGCTGACATCTCCTATTTACCACGGATTGGTATATGGGAGAGATTATCCTCATTTTGCAGTTCGATGTTTGCGGAGGGAAACGCAGACTTTGCTTTTAAGCCAGACATTAACTCCGCTGCGGCAACCCCTACTGGATCACCTCGAACAAGCGCACAGTTTGACCTCTCTAGCTCTGGTTCTCGTCTTTTTGTGTCAACATCCTCTGATCTTAGCCGACCCACATCCCCGTCGTCTTTTTCTGAACGAACACGCTTATTTCGTCGGCCTCGTATTGTCGACTATTCGTTGTGGTCCATGCTTGAGTTTGTGTGCGCTTATCGCAGTCCACTTCGAATGCATCTCAAGGTCTTGATGATGGAAAAGGTCGTTAATCTTGACCACAAATTACAAAACCAGAGCAGCGGCACCGGGAATATGAGTCCTTATCCAACATCTCCAAGTAGTCGCCGAGTCTCAACctctgttttttcaaagtctCGGCAGCGTATGTCATCCCTCATGGTCCCTTCTCCAGAATCTTCCCCCCGGCTTATGCCGTCCCCTTCGAACCTTATGCCCTCACCCTCACTTCTTGAAATTCCAAGCAGGCGAGCAGGTTATCAAATTTCTCCCATTTCACCACAGGACAATTCGGGACTGCCCAAAATCTTGCATTTAGGACCTGCATCTCCATCTACATTTCCGCCAATTTCTTCGCCCATGATAGGAGCTGGCGTTTCAGGCGCGGGAGCTATACGGAATACCAGGATAAGTGGTGACGGGGGTGAATCCTCGTCGGCGACACGAACTACGAAAATCAAATCTCTGAAGCTTATTCATGAAACATATAGACGAATCCGTGGCGTCCAAACTTTTATGGGGTATGATCTACTCCTTCCCATGCCCGGATTGGCTGCGTCGAACAGTGAATCGGCTGCGGCATCCGGGAGCACGGAAAAAGGGGAAGAAGATGCTGCTCTGGAAACTTGGACAAAGAAGCAGGCTCTCTCTGCTATCGTGAAGGAAACCAAGAACTTGATGGAAGAGTTCGAAGAAGGGTTTGGAATAGACGACGGTAGTGCGATTGTCGCAGATGCGGATACGCGAACTTCATATAGCTCAACTTGA
- a CDS encoding putative glycosidase crf2 — MTARLLADYLVQYTFSDQSRILTNSTLFDGNSTKYDWVVDKGNVINDNGDLAMLLTQTNGGTRLSSTKYVHYGTITANLKTGRWGGVVTAFITMSDIRDEIDWEFPGAKTTEAQSNIFWQGVIPTTTTDGKTHTVSSDTFSNFHDYTIDWQPDTLTFSIDNQVVRTIKKSDTINATTGVASFPTTPSRVQLSIWPAGIDGSPKGTVDWAGGMINWDDPDYKSAGHFYAIVHSVSVKCTGAQPVPANSNITSYVYGGNRLDVNPTILYSNRSTLLNAASGRFGTPVVGSLGGMLMALGLGAVLSVNALLL, encoded by the exons ATGACTGCCCGATTGCTCGCTGATTATCTCGTACAGTATACATTCTCTGACCAGTCCCGTATCCTCACGAATAGCACCCTCTTCGATGGCAACTCGACCAAGTATG ATTGGGTAGTTGATAAAGGCAACGTCATTAATGACAACGGAGATCTTGCCATGCTACTCACTCAGACAAACGGAGGTACCCGTCTATCGAGCACGAAATATGTACATTATGGAACAATTACTGCAAACT TGAAGACAGGACGTTGGGGTGGCGTTGTCACCGCCTTCATTACCATGAGCGACATCAGAGATGAAATTGACTGGGAGTTCCCCGGTGCTAAGACCACTGAAGCCCAGAGTAACATTTTCTGGCAAGGTGTCATTC ctaccaccaccaccgacgGAAAGACGCACACAGTTTCCTCCGATACTTTCAGCAACTTCCATGATTATACT ATCGACTGGCAACCTGATACCCTTACTTTCTCTATCGACAACCAAGTCGTCCGCACCATCAAGAAGTCTGACACCATCAATGCTACAACCGGTGTCGCTAGCTTCCCTACTACACCATCGCGCGTGCAACTTTC CATTTGGCCCGCTGGTATTGATGGCTCCCCCAAGGGAACCGTTGACTGGGCTGGAGGCATGATCAACTGGGACGACCCCGACTACAAGTCTGCTGGACACTTCTACGCTATTGTTCACTCGGTCTCGGTTAAATGCACGGGTGCTCAGCCAGTTCCTGCCAACTCGAACATCACGTCCTACGTGTATGGCGGCAATCGACTCGATGTTAATCCTACGATCCTCTATTCCAACAGATCGACATTGCTTAACGCTGCCTCTGGAAGGTTTGGAACCCCAGTTGTAGGAAGCCTTGGTGGCATGCTCATGGCGCTTGGTTTGGGTGCTGTGTTGAGCGTTAATGCTCTGTTGTTGTGA
- a CDS encoding Protein elav, whose amino-acid sequence MQSTKHRLERGNLGSNLHAQPSGKSCTADSGALFDFNTRPTNSISVENIPSHVNRREVVSLFNSLIGEVRSFQDIRDSPSSRLEITFFGRDSATKALCMNGYKLAGVPLAVSALTTANSVNRMNKTTMDDRRNLYVLGLPFALTKNEFSALFAQYGTVSHCVILATVDNSSRRRGFVVMSTHEEAKRAMLALTHTSIKGHSIDVSWAVVQRSQGFLDGGDRALLLDSRSHLSSPSPKLHERGNRNSSDFPDSAAESSDVDHNSVTPVSMPTPSLLVSNIPTLLFSQAQDLQPLFLPFGHIEKLEIVHVSPAGTMSVLVQYSRASVAQEAKDSLSGQLYGNHCLEVRYVKPPASSVLQSDQFLAALSDVLDKKTTMGYSSDPSSRGHLARAHSFGGTTTNQDVSTFKHAPLGGCGNFPRVQFSPMAHTRHTSLTAITPPFSNVCDDFNDPPFTSGPRCAATPGSKDVNPLALTAEFFVDSKA is encoded by the exons ATGCAATCCACGAAACATCGCCTTGAGCGAGGTAACTTAGGGAGCAACTTACATGCTCAACCTTCTGGAAAATCCTGCACGGCGGACAGCGGGGCGTTGTTCGATTTCAATACTCGCCCAACAAATTCGATCAGCGTAGAGAATATTCCAAGTCATG TCAATAGGCGTGAAGTAGTTTCTCTATTCAACTCTCTGATTG GCGAGGTTCGCAGCTTTCAGGACATCAGGGATTCTCCCAGCTCGCGACTTGAAATAACATTTTTCGGTCGCGATTCTGCGAC CAAAGCTTTGTGTATGAATGGATACAAATTGGCGGGTGTTCCTCT AGCGGTTTCCGCATTAACAACGGCAAATTCAGTGAACCGAATGAACAAGACAACAATGGACGACCGTCGAAACCTCTATGTTCTTGGCCTCCCATTCGCTCTTACAAA AAATGAATTCAGTGCGTTGTTTGCTCAGTACGGCACTGTATCGCACTGTGTTATCTTGGCGACGGTGGATAATTCGTCGAGGAGAAGAGGTTTTGTTGTAATGTCGACCCACGAAGAAGCAAAACGTGCAATGCTTGCTTTGACGCACACCTCAATCAA AGGCCATTCAATCGACGTTTCCTGGGCGGTTGTGCAGCGTTCTCAAG GATTTTTGGATGGGGGTGATCGAGCTTTGCTCCTTGACTCACGTTCTCATTTATCTAGTCCCAGTCCCAAGCTTCATGAACGAGGCAACCGTAATTCATCTGATTTTCCAGACTCTGCAGCAGAGTCATCTGATGTGGATCATAATTCTGTGACCCCTGTTTCTATGCCTACTCCATCCTTGCTGGTCTCCAATATTCCAACATTGCTATTCTCACAAGCTCAGGATCTTCAGCCTCTGTTTCTTCCCTTTGGTCACATCGAAAAACTCGAGATAGTTCATGTATCGCCAGCAGGTACAATGTCGGTTCTCGTGCAATATTCTCGGGCTAGCGTTGCGCAAGAAGCAAAGGACAGCCTTTCTGGACAGCTTTATGGAAATCATTGTCTTGAAGTACGTTATGTCAAGCCTCCCGCATCTAGTGTTCTTCAGTCCGATCAGTTCCTCGCCGCTCTATCTGATGTTCTTGACAAAAAGACAACAATGGGATACTCTTCTGATCCATCTTCTCGTGGTCACTTGGCGCGTGCGCACTCTTTCGGTGGCACTACTACAAATCAAGATGTCTCCACTTTCAAACATGCTCCTCTTGGAGGGTGCGGTAATTTTCCTCGGGTTCAGTTTTCTCCTATGGCGCATACTAGGCATACATCTCTTACTGCGATAACTCCTCCTTTCTCCAATGTCTGCGATGACTTTAATGACCCTCCATTTACTTCTGGCCCGAG ATGTGCCGCAACCCCTGGCTCAAAGGATGTTAATCCACTTGCTTTGACTGCCGAATTT TTTGTGGATTCTAAAGCCTAG
- a CDS encoding Heat shock factor-binding protein: MSSAQPLKVPATPSKSNEMDKDKTPAANKKQMPSKLGTIAPNDISSPHELTAFVETLLEQLDSKFDDMSTQILDRMNQMSTRVDALEASIQDIINGDVNVPQSPAPGAIRRTDSGLQ; encoded by the exons ATGTCTTCAGCGCAGCCTCTTAAGGTTCCAGCAACTCCATCCAAATCCAATGAAATGGATAAAGATAAAACACCTGCTGCTAACAAAAAGCAGATGCCTTCTAAATTAGGCACCATTGCCCCCAACGATATCTCCAGCCCTCATGAGTTGACAGCGTTT GTAGAAACACTTTTAGAGCAACTGGATTCTAAGTTTGATGATATGTCAACTCAGATCCTAGACAGAA TGAACCAAATGTCTACACGTGTAGATGCTTTGGAAGCATCGATACAAGATATCATTAATGGAGATGTTAATGTGCCTCAATCTCCTGCACCGGGTGCGATTAGGAGAACCGACAGTGGTCTACAATAA